The Propionibacterium freudenreichii subsp. freudenreichii genome contains a region encoding:
- the rpsD gene encoding 30S ribosomal protein S4, translated as MARYTGPMTKKSRRFGTDLVGNDKAFERRPYAPGVHGRGRTKDSEYSLQLKEKQKARYAYGVLEKQFHRYYEEASRRPGRTGDLLLQILESRLDNVVYRAGFASTRRQARQMVSHGHILVNGKKVNIPSFRVTPLDIIDVRAKSQEMTPFVIARETFGERDVPGWLTVKPNKMRVLVHQLPTREQIVLDVNEQEIVELYSR; from the coding sequence ATGGCCCGTTATACCGGCCCCATGACCAAGAAGTCCCGTCGCTTCGGGACGGACCTGGTTGGCAATGACAAGGCTTTCGAGCGTCGCCCCTATGCACCCGGTGTGCACGGTCGCGGCCGTACGAAGGATTCCGAGTACTCGCTGCAGCTCAAGGAGAAGCAGAAGGCTCGTTACGCCTACGGTGTGCTCGAGAAGCAGTTCCACCGCTACTACGAAGAGGCCTCGCGTCGTCCCGGCCGCACCGGTGACCTGCTGCTGCAGATCCTGGAATCGCGCCTCGACAACGTCGTGTATCGCGCCGGCTTCGCCTCCACGCGTCGCCAGGCCCGCCAGATGGTGAGCCACGGTCACATCCTCGTGAATGGCAAGAAGGTGAACATCCCCAGCTTCCGCGTGACTCCGCTCGACATCATCGACGTGCGCGCCAAGAGCCAGGAGATGACCCCCTTCGTCATCGCCCGCGAGACCTTCGGCGAGCGCGACGTGCCCGGCTGGCTGACCGTCAAGCCGAACAAGATGCGCGTGCTCGTGCACCAGCTGCCCACTCGCGAACAGATCGTCCTGGACGTGAACGAGCAGGAAATCGTCGAGCTCTACTCGAGGTAG
- a CDS encoding DNA-directed RNA polymerase subunit alpha encodes MLIAQRPTLSEEVVNDFRSRFVIEPLEPGFGYTLGNSLRRTLLSSIPGASITSIKIEGNQHEFSTLPGVVEDVTEIILNLKGLVLSSEEDEPVAMYLRKSGAGEVTAADIAVPTGVEIYNPDLHIATLADDGSIEMELVVERGRGYVSSTLNNNPDAEIGRIAVDSLYSPVLTVSYKVEATRVETRTDFDRLIVDVETKPSIRPHDAVASAGKTLVELFGLFRELNVEAEGVEMGPSPVDEQLAADMALPVEDLNLSVRSYNCLKREGIHTVGELVSRSEQDLLDIRNFGSKSIDEVKEKLGDLGLTLKDSTPGFDPLAAADRFEDEDDGADYAETEQY; translated from the coding sequence ATGCTCATTGCCCAGCGTCCGACGTTGTCGGAAGAAGTCGTCAACGACTTCCGCTCACGGTTCGTCATCGAGCCCCTGGAGCCCGGTTTCGGGTACACCCTGGGAAATTCACTGCGTCGCACCCTGCTGAGCTCCATTCCCGGAGCCTCCATCACCTCGATCAAGATCGAGGGGAACCAGCACGAGTTCAGCACCCTGCCCGGTGTTGTCGAAGACGTCACCGAGATCATCCTCAACCTCAAGGGCCTGGTGCTCTCGAGCGAAGAGGATGAGCCCGTGGCCATGTACCTGCGCAAGTCGGGTGCAGGCGAGGTGACCGCCGCCGATATCGCGGTGCCCACCGGCGTTGAGATCTACAACCCCGACCTGCACATCGCCACCCTGGCCGATGATGGTTCCATCGAGATGGAGCTGGTCGTCGAGCGCGGCCGCGGCTATGTGTCCAGCACGCTGAACAACAACCCGGATGCAGAGATCGGCCGCATTGCCGTCGACTCGCTGTATTCGCCGGTGCTCACCGTGAGCTACAAGGTCGAGGCCACCCGCGTGGAAACCCGCACTGACTTCGATCGCCTGATCGTCGACGTGGAGACCAAGCCGTCGATCCGTCCGCATGACGCGGTGGCGTCGGCCGGCAAGACGCTGGTTGAGTTGTTCGGCCTGTTCCGCGAGCTCAATGTCGAGGCCGAAGGCGTCGAGATGGGCCCGAGCCCGGTTGATGAGCAGCTGGCCGCCGACATGGCGCTGCCGGTTGAGGACCTCAACCTGTCGGTGCGCTCGTACAACTGCCTCAAGCGCGAGGGCATCCACACGGTGGGTGAACTGGTGAGCCGTTCCGAGCAGGATCTGCTCGACATCCGCAACTTCGGATCCAAGTCGATCGACGAAGTCAAGGAGAAGCTCGGCGACCTGGGCCTCACGCTGAAGGACAGCACCCCGGGCTTCGACCCGCTGGCCGCTGCCGATCGCTTTGAGGACGAGGACGACGGCGCGGACTACGCCGAAACCGAACAGTACTGA